The following proteins are encoded in a genomic region of Methanomassiliicoccales archaeon:
- a CDS encoding L-threonylcarbamoyladenylate synthase, which produces MDIIKCKAVNGTNSQVSKHDMEHVLSSLHFGRLIVYPTETIYGLGADPFDETAVKRVYIAKRRPFDMPLSIAVHDIKMAECIAELDENVYRLAKAFLPGPLTLLVKKKAVLPDIVTASFPEVGIRVPDHPFALRMLEEFGPIISTSANVHSHPNPTSIETAIADLGQSVSTYVDCGPCKVGIPSTIVQVIDGTVEVIRYGAIPKEKIENVLVG; this is translated from the coding sequence ATGGATATTATAAAATGCAAGGCCGTGAACGGCACTAACAGCCAGGTGTCCAAGCACGATATGGAACATGTGTTATCCTCGCTTCACTTCGGAAGGTTGATAGTCTATCCTACCGAGACGATTTATGGGTTAGGGGCGGACCCCTTCGATGAGACGGCGGTCAAGAGAGTTTACATAGCTAAGCGCCGGCCGTTCGACATGCCCCTTTCGATAGCGGTCCATGACATAAAGATGGCCGAATGTATCGCCGAGCTGGACGAGAACGTCTATCGTTTGGCCAAGGCATTCCTTCCCGGTCCGCTCACCCTGCTGGTCAAGAAGAAAGCGGTGCTCCCGGACATAGTCACAGCCTCATTTCCTGAGGTGGGCATCAGGGTCCCTGACCACCCCTTCGCCCTGCGCATGCTCGAGGAGTTCGGTCCCATAATCTCCACCAGCGCCAACGTGCACTCGCATCCCAATCCCACGTCCATCGAGACCGCCATCGCCGATCTCGGACAGAGCGTGTCCACCTATGTGGACTGCGGTCCATGCAAGGTCGGGATCCCTTCTACCATTGTACAGGTTATCGACGGGACCGTAGAGGTCATACGATATGGCGCTATTCCTAAAGAGAAGATCGAAAATGTACTTGTTGGATGA
- a CDS encoding NAD(P)/FAD-dependent oxidoreductase, whose product MKTDYDVIVVGAGPAGSMTAKHAAKKGARVLIIEKRQEIGSSLRCAEGVNRKGLEKAGVAVDNRWVSAYMAGAKLVSPGGHVFRIDESQAGNEVGMVLERHLFDKAMAADAARAGAEIWLKTSAVNVIKEGDKVVGVKARREGEPLKLTAGCVVAADGFESQVARWAGIDTSLKVGDITTCYQYRMANLKTEPDYCEFVLGSVAPGGYIWIFPKGDDTANVGIGVLATKLKKPGDVKHYLDTWIKSDPRLSQGQPLEALAGGVSVSPPVEQSVMNGLLLVGDAARLIDPITGGGIVNGLLAGKFAGEVLGDCVQANDFSESALMPYDKKWRDAMENRLWRNWMAKEKLVTISDKTLDGVIDTLSTANVTKMSVHNILIAIKEQHPELVKEFEDMI is encoded by the coding sequence ATGAAGACCGATTACGACGTGATCGTGGTCGGCGCCGGGCCGGCCGGGAGCATGACCGCCAAGCACGCGGCCAAGAAGGGCGCCCGCGTTCTGATAATCGAGAAGCGCCAGGAGATCGGTTCGTCCCTACGTTGCGCCGAGGGCGTCAACCGCAAGGGCTTGGAGAAGGCCGGAGTGGCCGTGGACAATCGTTGGGTCTCCGCGTACATGGCCGGGGCCAAGTTGGTGTCCCCAGGTGGCCATGTGTTCCGCATAGACGAGAGCCAGGCCGGGAACGAGGTGGGCATGGTCTTGGAGAGACACCTGTTCGACAAGGCCATGGCCGCGGACGCCGCCCGAGCTGGCGCTGAGATCTGGCTCAAGACCTCGGCCGTGAACGTCATCAAGGAGGGCGACAAGGTCGTGGGAGTAAAGGCCCGGCGCGAAGGCGAACCGCTCAAGCTCACTGCCGGCTGCGTGGTGGCCGCTGACGGTTTCGAGTCCCAGGTAGCCCGCTGGGCCGGGATAGACACCTCTCTGAAGGTCGGGGACATCACCACCTGCTACCAGTACCGCATGGCCAACCTAAAGACCGAACCGGACTATTGCGAGTTCGTGCTCGGTTCTGTGGCCCCGGGAGGATACATATGGATATTCCCCAAGGGCGATGACACGGCCAACGTGGGCATCGGCGTCCTGGCCACCAAGCTCAAGAAACCAGGGGATGTCAAGCATTACTTGGATACCTGGATCAAGAGCGACCCCCGGCTCAGCCAGGGGCAGCCGCTGGAGGCCTTGGCCGGAGGCGTTTCCGTCTCCCCGCCAGTGGAACAATCGGTGATGAACGGACTACTGCTGGTAGGAGATGCGGCACGCTTAATCGACCCCATCACCGGCGGCGGCATCGTCAATGGACTGCTGGCCGGTAAGTTCGCCGGAGAGGTGCTGGGCGATTGCGTCCAGGCCAACGACTTCAGTGAGAGCGCGCTCATGCCCTACGACAAGAAATGGCGCGACGCTATGGAGAACCGGCTCTGGCGCAACTGGATGGCCAAAGAGAAATTGGTGACCATATCCGACAAGACCTTGGACGGGGTGATCGACACGTTGTCCACGGCCAACGTAACTAAGATGTCGGTGCACAACATACTCATCGCCATCAAGGAGCAGCATCCGGAGCTGGTCAAGGAGTTCGAGGATATGATCTGA
- the mvk gene encoding mevalonate kinase — MASHLWQTSAPAKVILLGEHAVVYGQPAVSVAIGLRLRCNVRPAQSSSLNGMPLVPENYSYVSACLEKRKAGPTAVTTSSDFPSGSGLGSSAAVTVALLAALSRQQGGWKQDTVAKEAFEVECQVQGRASPIDTSTCTHGRAILVRPKPGDDMLWEMSLDTRRWCVHDLKVPDMTLVVGFTGRSAPTGPLVAKVKRYVDHTNFAREVVEEIGQITEEGVQCLNRNDLESLGRIMTRDHKLLAILGVSSPELDKLVAAALPYSYGAKLTGAGGGGSIVALTDRPEKVIEAIKNKGGQPFATVTNVPGVKEE; from the coding sequence ATGGCTAGCCACCTTTGGCAGACCTCGGCCCCGGCCAAGGTGATATTGCTGGGGGAGCACGCAGTGGTCTATGGGCAGCCGGCGGTCTCGGTGGCCATCGGCCTGCGTTTACGATGTAACGTCCGGCCGGCGCAATCATCCAGCCTCAACGGCATGCCCCTGGTGCCCGAGAACTACTCCTACGTGTCCGCCTGCCTGGAAAAGAGAAAGGCCGGGCCGACGGCAGTAACCACCAGCTCCGATTTTCCCTCGGGGTCCGGTCTGGGGTCATCGGCCGCGGTGACCGTGGCGCTTCTGGCCGCCCTATCCCGGCAGCAGGGCGGGTGGAAACAGGATACGGTGGCAAAGGAGGCCTTCGAGGTCGAATGTCAGGTCCAGGGGCGGGCCAGCCCTATCGACACATCCACATGCACCCACGGAAGGGCCATACTGGTCAGGCCGAAACCTGGAGACGACATGCTCTGGGAGATGTCCTTGGATACAAGGAGGTGGTGCGTGCACGACCTCAAGGTGCCGGACATGACCCTGGTGGTCGGGTTCACCGGCCGGTCCGCGCCCACCGGTCCGCTGGTGGCCAAGGTCAAGAGGTACGTGGACCACACCAACTTTGCCCGCGAGGTCGTGGAGGAAATAGGCCAGATCACCGAGGAAGGGGTCCAGTGCCTCAATAGGAACGACCTGGAGTCATTAGGGCGCATCATGACCAGGGACCACAAACTGCTGGCCATACTAGGCGTATCGTCCCCGGAGCTGGACAAGCTGGTGGCCGCCGCGCTCCCGTATTCCTACGGGGCCAAGCTGACCGGCGCTGGCGGCGGAGGCAGCATAGTGGCATTGACGGACCGGCCGGAGAAGGTCATCGAGGCCATAAAGAACAAGGGCGGCCAGCCGTTCGCCACCGTCACCAACGTTCCTGGTGTAAAAGAAGAATGA
- a CDS encoding lamin tail domain-containing protein — MTGRTLVRKLSGDKRGQMPFSIIAIVLIIVSSLSAAVIADMREKSAQATLTADELQEMADISLEIEEFVDSMAYQAMVGCCIGDTINESGMVASFKTTLATSLNGTYPLERSGHLVEVDVDSVRLSFLRLAVSDESGTEGKWQGEFVPAYVGLTGTFQVTVWSDKGRLTRNYSVADEVKVPWPLLKDRLQTFDSAVGDGLGELSELTREMLDTLCAYRTLQGWGSSTASDGHSIRDLITEQDATNALYLGLVMLQFKSFRNATPCLGMSTSYMDAQHCWDYVKGFMSLGGSIDPADIFLGMYGYGQIDWREVFSQTLYADMDRIILRWMEHCHIIDTINLAEEAVESIVFTINDIINYATGEDLAEGHFKSWLENKFQEAGVPDALYRYMFVDGPETKVKAPTYTLELTDSEGETFLIDVQGTVEIDFPVVDVMEWGGWGDFHEQYKKGTHEILNKLQDSIAIMAESIGRSMCLPIKSLDLDPTDGKSFFEEVRSLLKEALNNKEEWLRPALTAAERYTSNIDPLVEATEAEFLTEKDDILQRSSSLSSAFRTAAEQLMDNVQASNPDMDMPWEENVLRIEQALATDQGWALTDRIVEEYDSHASQLTAHFLQGLDYRPTVSGHRDSIIAEIIARTGDPLAGLGVVISNDVEDLLDEMSDGMDLRGGVKEIEIPQSDHFILIGDDGRSYQETLNVEVEYPSCDSSGLQLSIADPCSYSGQDGRYPQLHDTDLVKMKWASYQSVWGLYCSGVVGVSISPGGESGAVLPLKLDSDVSLMISQTASATTGHPLAGVNYLNINTISDNLAKVIDEVFRPLRDGIEALSAGVQDIYRLLEGTVERLLDMGTTAIDLLAEAMQVLVEQVQRFIRAAVLGDKASAVETVANILGQQTYQLSIFGVGLTIKLKPKDMAYKEVGVPASITLSFEAGDCSISVTSRLIKGSNGYGFLANATLIGNDWSVFMVVDPFMDVFRHMVEVRGIIDGSCIELAMPEVVSYQKISFALSDIPGVGTLLSSIPTPIPGMKGSVDAGIYVRILTGRTDSVVINEYELNPAGEDYGREWVELYNPTSEAVDLAGWTLETLHGIQEIGSMGKVVIMPRERFTYVFTGQALDNQGSRFPSEECIVLLDSDGRRVDSTPFATDYWNDERTWQRAQDGADRWEFQNGTRGRSNGRDPFSVLDLTPLQDIFITAVIESLNQLSSGPMTMQALSETLTSALLHTAQRLAASLLSKEVEVGAFVEVAAADYSSAAKVGMRMELSLRCGTLGEILGKLGRTAAALVMGFGNPFQTSSDDLLSGEEVWISISTFGSMDLPDMVSVPGVNTKVKCVTSMNANLAMLSVIFGEKGAGWGMECGAAICGIPSGAVPSFNAPAGSIIDVWICKASINDVGT; from the coding sequence ATGACCGGCAGAACCCTCGTCAGAAAGCTATCTGGGGACAAGAGAGGCCAGATGCCATTCTCAATCATTGCGATCGTCCTTATAATTGTCTCCAGCCTTTCGGCGGCGGTCATCGCCGACATGCGAGAAAAATCCGCTCAAGCCACATTGACGGCGGACGAACTACAGGAAATGGCCGATATTAGCCTGGAGATCGAAGAGTTCGTCGACAGTATGGCCTACCAGGCCATGGTGGGGTGTTGTATCGGCGACACGATTAACGAGAGTGGGATGGTAGCATCGTTTAAGACAACTCTGGCTACGTCGCTGAACGGAACATATCCATTGGAACGTTCCGGTCATCTCGTCGAGGTCGATGTGGATTCAGTGCGTCTATCGTTCCTACGTCTCGCTGTCTCCGATGAAAGTGGAACCGAAGGAAAATGGCAAGGGGAATTCGTTCCAGCATATGTTGGGCTCACAGGAACTTTTCAAGTGACCGTTTGGTCCGACAAAGGAAGGCTGACCAGAAATTATTCGGTCGCGGACGAGGTCAAGGTCCCCTGGCCCCTACTGAAGGATCGTCTCCAAACGTTCGATTCTGCAGTAGGGGACGGGCTGGGCGAACTGAGCGAATTGACCCGGGAAATGCTGGATACTCTATGCGCCTATCGTACCTTGCAAGGTTGGGGTTCGTCCACGGCATCGGATGGACACAGCATAAGAGATCTGATAACCGAACAAGATGCGACCAATGCCCTGTACCTCGGCTTGGTCATGCTCCAGTTCAAATCTTTCCGCAACGCCACACCCTGCCTTGGCATGTCCACAAGTTACATGGATGCACAGCACTGTTGGGATTATGTCAAAGGATTTATGAGCTTAGGGGGGTCCATCGATCCAGCGGACATCTTCCTGGGAATGTACGGTTATGGTCAGATTGATTGGAGGGAGGTATTCTCCCAGACGTTATATGCGGACATGGACCGCATCATTCTTAGGTGGATGGAGCACTGCCACATCATCGATACGATAAACTTGGCCGAAGAGGCGGTCGAGAGCATCGTATTCACTATAAACGACATAATCAATTATGCTACCGGAGAAGACCTGGCCGAAGGCCATTTCAAGAGCTGGCTCGAAAATAAATTTCAGGAAGCGGGTGTACCGGATGCCCTTTATCGCTACATGTTCGTCGATGGACCCGAAACCAAGGTCAAAGCTCCTACATACACCCTCGAACTAACGGACTCCGAAGGCGAAACCTTCCTCATCGATGTCCAGGGGACGGTGGAGATCGATTTTCCGGTAGTTGATGTGATGGAATGGGGTGGGTGGGGGGATTTCCATGAGCAATACAAGAAAGGGACCCACGAGATCCTCAACAAGCTTCAAGATTCGATCGCGATCATGGCCGAGAGCATCGGTCGCTCAATGTGCCTGCCCATAAAATCTCTTGACCTGGACCCGACCGATGGCAAATCATTCTTTGAGGAGGTACGTTCCTTGCTCAAGGAAGCCCTGAATAATAAGGAAGAATGGCTGCGACCCGCCCTTACCGCGGCTGAACGATACACATCCAACATCGACCCTCTGGTCGAAGCCACCGAGGCTGAGTTCCTGACCGAGAAGGACGATATATTGCAACGGTCCAGCTCGTTGTCTTCAGCGTTCCGCACAGCAGCGGAGCAGCTAATGGACAACGTCCAGGCATCCAATCCTGATATGGACATGCCCTGGGAGGAGAACGTATTGCGCATCGAACAGGCTTTAGCTACCGATCAGGGATGGGCACTGACGGACCGTATCGTCGAAGAGTATGATTCTCACGCATCTCAGCTGACCGCGCATTTCCTTCAGGGATTGGACTATCGGCCTACCGTTTCAGGTCATCGAGACTCCATTATTGCTGAGATAATCGCCAGGACCGGAGATCCGCTGGCCGGTCTGGGAGTGGTCATCTCCAATGATGTGGAAGATCTGTTAGATGAGATGTCCGATGGCATGGACCTTCGGGGTGGCGTCAAAGAGATAGAGATACCACAGAGCGACCATTTCATTTTGATTGGAGATGACGGACGCTCGTATCAAGAAACATTGAATGTTGAGGTGGAATACCCTTCATGTGACAGCTCTGGCCTTCAACTGTCGATCGCCGATCCATGTTCTTACAGCGGGCAGGACGGTAGGTACCCTCAATTGCATGATACTGACCTGGTAAAAATGAAATGGGCTTCATATCAGTCCGTATGGGGTCTTTACTGTTCCGGGGTTGTCGGAGTCAGTATTTCTCCGGGGGGCGAATCAGGGGCGGTCCTCCCATTGAAGCTAGATAGTGACGTCTCATTGATGATATCCCAAACAGCATCCGCAACCACCGGTCATCCCCTGGCAGGAGTGAACTACCTCAACATAAACACAATCAGCGATAATCTGGCCAAAGTAATTGATGAGGTATTTCGTCCTCTCCGGGACGGCATAGAAGCGCTTTCAGCTGGCGTACAGGACATATATCGATTGTTGGAAGGCACGGTCGAAAGATTGCTCGACATGGGCACAACGGCCATCGACCTACTAGCCGAGGCCATGCAAGTATTGGTGGAGCAGGTCCAACGGTTCATCCGGGCAGCGGTCCTGGGAGATAAAGCCAGTGCCGTTGAGACCGTGGCCAACATACTTGGCCAACAGACATACCAATTGAGCATTTTCGGTGTAGGGCTGACCATCAAACTAAAACCAAAGGACATGGCCTACAAGGAGGTTGGCGTTCCGGCATCCATTACATTATCCTTCGAGGCGGGTGATTGCTCCATATCGGTCACCTCCCGTCTAATAAAAGGATCGAACGGCTACGGCTTCCTGGCAAATGCTACATTAATAGGCAACGACTGGTCGGTCTTCATGGTCGTCGACCCGTTCATGGATGTATTCCGGCATATGGTAGAAGTTCGCGGGATCATCGACGGCTCCTGCATAGAACTTGCGATGCCGGAGGTGGTCAGCTATCAGAAGATATCATTTGCCCTATCCGACATTCCAGGGGTTGGAACGCTGCTATCCAGCATCCCTACCCCCATTCCAGGTATGAAAGGTAGCGTGGACGCAGGGATATATGTGAGGATACTAACTGGCCGCACCGATTCCGTGGTCATCAACGAATACGAGCTCAATCCAGCTGGTGAGGACTATGGGCGGGAGTGGGTGGAACTGTACAATCCCACATCCGAAGCAGTTGACCTGGCCGGATGGACGCTCGAAACGTTACACGGGATTCAGGAGATTGGTTCAATGGGAAAAGTGGTCATAATGCCTCGGGAACGGTTCACATACGTCTTCACCGGGCAGGCTCTTGACAACCAGGGGAGTAGATTCCCATCCGAAGAATGCATCGTCCTTCTCGACAGTGATGGACGTAGGGTGGACAGCACTCCTTTCGCCACCGACTATTGGAACGATGAGCGAACCTGGCAGAGAGCTCAGGACGGAGCTGATCGGTGGGAGTTCCAGAACGGGACCAGGGGGCGCAGCAACGGCCGGGACCCATTTTCAGTGCTGGACCTGACCCCCCTGCAGGATATTTTCATCACCGCGGTCATCGAATCGCTTAACCAGTTGAGCTCAGGGCCAATGACCATGCAGGCGCTTTCCGAGACGCTCACCTCCGCCCTGCTCCACACGGCGCAAAGGCTCGCGGCCAGCCTGCTCAGCAAAGAGGTCGAGGTCGGAGCGTTCGTAGAAGTGGCAGCAGCCGACTATTCCTCGGCAGCCAAGGTGGGGATGCGCATGGAGCTGTCGTTACGCTGCGGGACGCTGGGAGAAATACTTGGTAAACTGGGGCGCACAGCTGCCGCCCTGGTCATGGGGTTCGGAAACCCATTCCAGACGTCCTCCGATGACCTATTGTCCGGGGAGGAAGTATGGATAAGCATCTCCACCTTCGGTTCGATGGATTTGCCAGATATGGTATCCGTCCCTGGCGTCAATACGAAGGTCAAGTGCGTGACCTCCATGAACGCTAACCTAGCCATGCTCTCCGTGATCTTCGGGGAGAAGGGGGCAGGGTGGGGAATGGAATGCGGTGCGGCGATATGTGGTATCCCTTCCGGTGCTGTGCCATCCTTTAATGCCCCCGCGGGATCGATCATCGACGTATGGATATGCAAGGCCAGCATTAATGACGTGGGAACTTAA
- a CDS encoding class I SAM-dependent methyltransferase, translated as MKDDVDMMLVNLRRWDEKARSNWNSRYYDVSVFLQKKDSLMPVEKREVGEVKGKDLLHLQCHFGMDTLSWARLGANVTGIDFSPEAIALARELSARVGLPGRFIQANVYDLDKILSKKFDIVFTSYGVLCWLPDLKEWGRLIAERLRPGGFFYIVEGHPFGNTIDDTRSDRFQTVYPYFSGPPVRFDDDHPMDEEHEFQNKERYEWFHPLSDIVNSLTAEDLHIDFLHEFPQCFFQMHPDMVQREDGYWYFQKGGFDVPMLFSIKASKPII; from the coding sequence ATGAAAGATGATGTTGACATGATGTTGGTCAACCTGCGCCGTTGGGACGAAAAGGCTCGATCCAATTGGAACTCCCGATATTACGATGTCAGCGTTTTCCTTCAGAAAAAGGACAGCCTGATGCCTGTAGAAAAGAGGGAGGTGGGCGAGGTCAAGGGAAAGGACCTCCTCCACTTGCAGTGCCATTTCGGCATGGATACTCTTTCTTGGGCCAGATTGGGTGCTAATGTAACTGGTATAGATTTCTCCCCAGAGGCAATAGCCTTGGCCAGGGAGCTGAGCGCAAGGGTCGGTCTGCCTGGCCGGTTCATCCAGGCCAACGTTTACGACCTGGACAAGATTCTTTCCAAGAAGTTCGACATTGTTTTCACCAGCTACGGAGTGCTGTGCTGGCTGCCGGATCTGAAGGAATGGGGCAGGCTAATCGCCGAACGATTGCGGCCGGGCGGGTTCTTCTACATCGTGGAGGGGCATCCGTTCGGTAACACCATAGACGACACCCGTTCCGACCGCTTTCAGACGGTCTATCCCTATTTCAGCGGCCCCCCGGTCAGGTTCGATGACGACCATCCCATGGACGAAGAGCACGAGTTCCAGAACAAGGAAAGGTACGAGTGGTTCCATCCCCTATCGGACATAGTCAACTCCCTGACGGCCGAAGATCTGCACATAGACTTCCTGCACGAGTTCCCCCAATGTTTCTTCCAGATGCATCCGGATATGGTGCAGAGAGAAGACGGTTACTGGTACTTTCAGAAAGGCGGGTTTGATGTTCCCATGCTCTTCTCGATCAAGGCCTCAAAACCAATAATATAA
- the map gene encoding type II methionyl aminopeptidase: MYLLDDHALDCIRKAGRLSAEARELGRSLVGEGVKLRDVADQMELHILEHGGCLAFPVNISLNDIAAHFTPNSTDDIAFRSGDLIKLDVGAQVDGYLGDTATTVEVSTRNWQPLIQSSVRALEMALEMAQEGISVGTIGGVIERSIKENGFRPVSNLSGHEMKRYNLHAGLSVPNIDDGTLTKVQGNMLIAIEPFATNGHGQVANGKSGNIYRVLRDRPLKDQEAQKFFARVKEEFTTLPFCERWCDRFEPGSAQHLRTLLRHGVISTYPILVETQHGMVSQAEHTVLAGNGKNEITTI; the protein is encoded by the coding sequence ATGTACTTGTTGGATGATCACGCCCTGGACTGCATACGCAAGGCGGGGCGCCTGTCGGCCGAAGCTCGGGAGCTGGGCCGTTCCTTGGTGGGCGAAGGTGTCAAGCTTCGAGACGTCGCCGACCAGATGGAGCTCCACATCCTGGAACACGGAGGCTGCCTGGCCTTCCCGGTCAATATAAGCCTGAACGACATCGCCGCCCATTTCACCCCGAACTCCACTGACGACATCGCCTTCAGGTCCGGCGACCTTATCAAATTGGACGTGGGCGCCCAAGTTGACGGATATCTGGGAGATACTGCGACCACCGTGGAGGTATCCACCCGCAACTGGCAGCCGCTCATCCAGAGCTCGGTCCGCGCACTGGAGATGGCCCTGGAGATGGCCCAGGAAGGCATTTCCGTCGGCACTATCGGAGGCGTGATCGAACGCAGCATCAAAGAGAACGGGTTCCGTCCGGTCAGCAATCTCAGCGGGCATGAGATGAAGAGATACAACCTGCACGCCGGTCTTTCCGTCCCCAACATCGACGATGGTACGCTCACCAAGGTGCAGGGCAACATGCTCATAGCTATCGAACCTTTCGCTACTAACGGGCATGGTCAGGTGGCCAACGGCAAATCGGGAAACATCTACCGGGTGCTGCGCGACCGCCCGCTGAAGGACCAGGAAGCGCAGAAGTTCTTCGCCCGGGTCAAGGAGGAGTTCACCACCTTGCCCTTCTGCGAGCGCTGGTGCGATCGCTTCGAACCGGGATCCGCGCAGCACCTCAGGACCTTGCTGCGGCACGGGGTCATATCCACCTACCCGATCTTGGTGGAAACGCAGCACGGCATGGTTTCGCAGGCCGAGCACACCGTGCTGGCAGGAAATGGAAAGAACGAGATAACCACCATCTGA
- a CDS encoding 4Fe-4S binding protein produces MMVNIEKCMHCGACVGSCPQNAIYLNEVVLEFNEKCNKCGRCVRLCPVGALKMEGKK; encoded by the coding sequence ATGATGGTCAACATAGAGAAGTGCATGCATTGCGGCGCTTGCGTGGGTTCTTGCCCCCAGAACGCCATCTATCTCAACGAGGTAGTGCTGGAGTTCAACGAGAAGTGCAACAAGTGCGGCCGGTGCGTGAGATTGTGTCCGGTCGGGGCACTGAAGATGGAGGGAAAGAAATGA
- a CDS encoding radical SAM protein, translating to MPKKTESLCPECRKIISATLLEKDGKVVMEKTCPEHGHFVDTIWSDVEMYLKSEQFAFDGVGVENPLIPHAKVCPNECGLCDLHLSHTALANLDLTNRCNMKCPICFANANQAGYVYEPSFDEVVKMMQVLRDSRPVPCPAIQFAGGEPTIYPQFVEVVKKAKEMGFAQIQVATNGLMFANDFEFLKASAEAGLNTIYLQFDGMKDDIYMVTRNRKMLDVKMKVIENVRKLEKRPSIVLVPVVVKGLNEDQIGPIYHYALENSDVIRGINFQPVAFTGRINRDDLAKQRYTLPDLAKDLEAQTKGQIVKSDWFPVPSVVPISTLATAILDEPKVTFTTHPHCGLATYLFVQDKDHVVPLTHFVDVEPLFKELYELSKKADKSKVKLPSKLKAYSLLKKYIHEDKMPEGLDTMSFLKLLSAVMGDQSKQSLSKFSWKMMFLGGMHFQDLYNYDIERVKRCAIHYVVPDGRIIPFCAYNGGPTYREQVEKKFAIPIEEWRRTRGTEYT from the coding sequence TTGCCGAAGAAGACGGAATCCCTGTGCCCAGAATGCAGGAAGATCATATCGGCTACCTTGCTGGAAAAGGATGGCAAGGTGGTCATGGAGAAGACCTGCCCAGAACATGGGCATTTCGTCGATACAATCTGGTCCGACGTCGAGATGTATCTCAAGTCAGAGCAGTTCGCTTTTGACGGCGTGGGAGTGGAGAATCCACTCATACCCCATGCCAAGGTCTGTCCCAATGAATGCGGCCTTTGTGACCTCCACCTGAGCCACACCGCGTTGGCCAACCTGGACCTCACCAACCGCTGCAACATGAAGTGCCCGATCTGCTTCGCCAACGCCAACCAGGCCGGTTATGTTTACGAACCGAGCTTCGACGAGGTCGTGAAGATGATGCAGGTCTTACGGGACAGCAGGCCGGTCCCCTGCCCTGCTATACAGTTCGCTGGCGGAGAGCCTACCATCTACCCGCAGTTCGTCGAGGTGGTCAAGAAAGCAAAGGAGATGGGATTTGCCCAGATCCAGGTCGCCACCAATGGTCTCATGTTCGCCAACGATTTCGAGTTCCTGAAGGCTTCGGCCGAGGCTGGCTTGAACACCATCTACCTGCAGTTCGACGGCATGAAGGACGATATCTACATGGTGACGAGGAACAGGAAGATGCTCGATGTCAAGATGAAGGTCATTGAGAACGTGAGAAAGCTGGAGAAGCGGCCTTCAATCGTCCTGGTGCCTGTCGTGGTAAAGGGACTGAATGAGGACCAGATCGGCCCTATTTACCATTACGCATTGGAGAACTCCGATGTGATAAGGGGGATCAACTTCCAGCCCGTGGCCTTCACCGGAAGGATCAACAGGGACGATCTGGCCAAGCAGAGATACACCTTGCCCGACTTGGCTAAGGACCTTGAGGCCCAGACCAAAGGACAGATTGTAAAGTCCGATTGGTTCCCTGTGCCCAGCGTAGTGCCTATCTCCACCCTGGCCACGGCCATTTTGGATGAACCGAAGGTCACTTTCACCACCCATCCGCACTGCGGATTGGCCACCTACCTGTTCGTCCAGGACAAGGACCACGTCGTGCCTTTGACGCACTTCGTAGACGTCGAACCTTTATTCAAGGAGCTGTACGAACTGTCCAAGAAGGCGGATAAGTCCAAGGTCAAGCTCCCATCCAAGCTGAAGGCTTACTCCCTGCTGAAGAAGTACATCCATGAGGACAAGATGCCTGAGGGTTTGGACACTATGTCCTTCCTGAAGCTGCTCTCGGCGGTCATGGGCGACCAGTCCAAGCAGTCCCTGTCCAAGTTCTCCTGGAAGATGATGTTCCTCGGTGGGATGCACTTCCAGGACCTGTACAACTACGACATCGAAAGGGTCAAGCGCTGTGCCATCCATTATGTGGTGCCGGACGGACGGATCATACCGTTCTGCGCCTACAATGGCGGCCCCACCTACCGCGAGCAGGTGGAGAAGAAGTTCGCCATCCCGATCGAGGAGTGGAGGCGGACCAGGGGAACTGAGTACACATAG